One Neisseria sp. Marseille-Q5346 genomic region harbors:
- a CDS encoding TatD family hydrolase, translated as MTFTDTHCHLADPKLADTLPAVLAEAQAVGVARFIVPATSPNDWQAVAQLERPSENIHIALGIHPWFSDGLNEAAFQELEKELIRHPQAWVGEIGLDFYGKEQTQAQRNTQTDVFIRQLTLAQHLNRRVIIHNLKATAAIAAAVKTAGFTQGGIVHAFSGSVEEARILVKLGFKIGIGSLLLNPNAKKVRAAVQALDDTDFVLETDSPFMLGHETNTPANIRRIAEIAAELRGIPLAQLAEITEQNVDSLLHTSP; from the coding sequence ATGACTTTCACCGACACCCACTGCCATCTTGCCGATCCTAAACTTGCCGATACGCTGCCTGCCGTGCTTGCCGAAGCGCAAGCCGTTGGCGTGGCTCGTTTTATCGTACCGGCTACATCTCCCAATGATTGGCAGGCAGTTGCGCAGTTGGAAAGGCCGTCTGAAAACATCCATATCGCTTTGGGCATTCATCCGTGGTTTTCAGACGGCCTCAACGAAGCGGCATTCCAAGAATTAGAGAAAGAATTAATCCGGCATCCGCAAGCATGGGTTGGCGAAATCGGTTTGGATTTTTATGGAAAAGAGCAAACCCAAGCACAACGCAACACGCAGACTGACGTCTTTATCCGCCAACTTACCCTCGCCCAACACCTCAACCGCCGTGTCATCATTCATAATCTGAAAGCCACCGCCGCCATTGCCGCCGCCGTCAAAACCGCCGGTTTCACGCAAGGCGGTATCGTCCACGCCTTCTCCGGCAGCGTAGAAGAAGCGCGGATTTTGGTGAAACTCGGCTTCAAAATCGGCATAGGCTCGCTGCTGCTCAATCCCAATGCCAAAAAAGTCCGTGCCGCCGTACAAGCCTTAGACGACACGGATTTCGTTCTCGAAACCGACAGCCCCTTTATGCTCGGCCACGAAACCAATACCCCGGCCAACATCCGCCGTATCGCCGAAATTGCCGCAGAACTGCGCGGCATACCGCTGGCGCAACTGGCTGAAATAACCGAGCAAAACGTGGATTCCCTGCTCCATACTTCCCCTTGA
- a CDS encoding asparaginase: protein MKQKIFVLYTGGTIGMTQSSAGLRPDTALVDKALAPFSDGLDFEWHVCQPLIDSSAVTLQNQHDWLELIIAKLPDYDGILVLHGTDTMAYTANLFALSLQGLDKPVILTGSQWPYDAANSDAPRNLATAVSAFSLKLKQVAIAFDGKLFPAVGSSKVSTETAAGFDNLHFGALAEWEENKGWHNIRIALAQHSDSLNPHLPNPEAKVSVRTLIPGYATQELSDGLPHLSAQALILKSYGHGNAPSDDAFVRAVQAFTQQGKLLLNISQVPQGCAAAVYAQGDALRQAGIINGGKCNLETATALMTLAVSHDWNANKVQQELRQLNLL from the coding sequence ATGAAACAAAAAATCTTCGTCCTCTACACCGGCGGCACCATCGGCATGACCCAAAGCAGCGCCGGCCTGCGTCCCGACACCGCTCTCGTCGATAAAGCCCTTGCCCCCTTTTCAGACGGCCTTGATTTCGAATGGCACGTTTGCCAGCCGCTCATCGATTCTTCCGCGGTAACGCTGCAAAACCAGCACGACTGGCTGGAGCTTATTATCGCCAAACTGCCTGACTATGACGGCATTTTGGTGCTGCACGGCACGGATACCATGGCATACACTGCCAACCTCTTCGCCCTTTCGCTGCAAGGTTTGGACAAACCCGTTATCCTGACTGGCTCACAATGGCCTTACGATGCCGCAAACAGCGATGCGCCGCGCAACCTTGCCACCGCCGTTTCCGCCTTCTCGCTCAAACTCAAACAAGTGGCGATTGCCTTTGACGGCAAACTCTTCCCCGCCGTCGGCAGCAGCAAGGTCAGCACCGAAACCGCCGCAGGTTTTGACAACCTGCATTTTGGCGCGCTCGCCGAATGGGAGGAAAACAAAGGTTGGCACAATATCCGTATCGCCCTAGCCCAACATTCAGACAGCCTCAATCCGCATCTTCCAAATCCTGAAGCCAAAGTTTCCGTCCGCACGCTGATTCCCGGTTATGCCACGCAAGAACTTTCAGACGGCCTGCCCCACCTTTCCGCCCAAGCCCTAATCCTGAAAAGCTACGGCCACGGCAATGCGCCGAGCGACGATGCGTTTGTCCGAGCCGTCCAAGCCTTTACGCAACAAGGCAAATTGCTGCTCAACATCAGCCAAGTACCGCAAGGTTGCGCCGCCGCCGTCTATGCCCAAGGCGATGCTTTGCGTCAGGCAGGTATCATCAACGGCGGCAAATGCAATCTCGAAACTGCCACCGCGCTGATGACCCTTGCCGTTTCCCATGACTGGAATGCAAATAAGGTGCAACAAGAATTGCGTCAATTAAATCTGCTGTAA
- a CDS encoding DedA family protein codes for MFAILESFFVEYGYAAVFFVLVICGFGVPIPEDLTLVTGGVISGLGYTNSHIMFAVGMLGVLVGDGFMFAAGRIWGQRILKFKPIARVMTPKRYAQVQEKFDKYGNWVLFVARFLPGLRTAVFVTAGISRKVSYLRFILMDGLAALISVPVWIYLGEYGARNTDWLMEKMHSLQSGIFTVLGIGAVIVGWIWWRKHRRHTFFREKLHEKRAAKAKKQANQ; via the coding sequence ATGTTTGCAATTTTAGAATCTTTTTTCGTTGAATACGGCTATGCGGCCGTGTTTTTCGTTTTGGTTATTTGCGGCTTCGGCGTGCCGATTCCTGAAGATTTAACACTGGTAACCGGCGGCGTGATTTCCGGCCTGGGTTATACCAACTCGCATATTATGTTTGCCGTCGGTATGCTCGGCGTATTGGTAGGCGACGGCTTTATGTTTGCGGCCGGCCGGATTTGGGGACAAAGAATCCTTAAATTCAAACCGATTGCCCGCGTGATGACGCCCAAACGCTATGCTCAAGTACAGGAAAAATTCGACAAATACGGCAACTGGGTTTTATTCGTCGCCCGTTTCCTGCCCGGCCTGCGTACCGCTGTTTTCGTGACCGCAGGCATCAGCCGCAAGGTTTCCTACCTGCGCTTTATCCTGATGGACGGCTTGGCCGCGCTGATTTCCGTTCCGGTTTGGATTTATCTGGGCGAATACGGCGCACGCAATACAGACTGGCTGATGGAAAAAATGCACAGCCTGCAATCAGGTATTTTTACCGTACTGGGCATCGGCGCAGTCATTGTCGGCTGGATTTGGTGGAGAAAACACCGCCGCCATACCTTCTTCCGTGAAAAATTACACGAAAAACGCGCTGCAAAAGCCAAAAAACAAGCCAATCAATAA
- a CDS encoding DUF2199 domain-containing protein, protein MYTCTSCGENHEEMPAIGFITPDPYNELSEDERSTYQAECNGDFCIIRYPDQTDRFIRTVLHIPIIGHEETLEYGVWVSVSEKSFNDYKSHFHDNPENVVYFGMICNWLPPYETNTFGLHCNVVTQLNNQRPLLQLHQSSKHPLVRDFYQGIEYAEAQARIDAVFGSDY, encoded by the coding sequence ATGTACACTTGTACTTCCTGCGGCGAAAATCATGAAGAGATGCCCGCAATCGGCTTTATCACTCCAGATCCCTATAATGAGTTAAGCGAGGACGAACGTAGTACCTACCAGGCCGAGTGTAACGGTGATTTCTGCATTATCCGCTATCCTGACCAAACTGACCGCTTTATCCGCACGGTGCTGCATATCCCCATTATCGGACATGAGGAAACGTTGGAATACGGCGTATGGGTATCTGTCAGCGAAAAGAGTTTTAACGATTATAAAAGCCACTTCCATGATAATCCGGAAAACGTTGTTTATTTCGGTATGATATGCAACTGGCTGCCCCCATATGAAACCAACACCTTCGGTCTGCATTGTAATGTCGTTACTCAGCTCAATAACCAACGTCCTCTGCTACAACTCCATCAAAGCAGTAAACATCCGCTGGTACGCGACTTTTACCAAGGCATAGAATACGCTGAAGCGCAGGCAAGGATAGATGCGGTATTCGGATCGGATTACTAA
- the ubiD gene encoding 4-hydroxy-3-polyprenylbenzoate decarboxylase, giving the protein MKYRDLREFIAGLEADGKLKRIQHPVSPHLEMTEIADRVLRAEGPALLFENPIKPDGTRYDYPVLANLFGTPERVALGMSADSVSKLREIGQTLAYLKEPEPPKGIKDAFSKLPLLKDIWSMAPNVVKNAPCQEIVWEGEDVDLYKLPIQHCWPEDVAPLVTWGLTVTRGPHKKRQNLGIYRQQLIGKNKLIMRWLSHRGGALDYQEFRKLNPDTPYPVAVVLGCDPATILGAVTPVPDTLSEYQFAGLLRGSRTELVKCIGNDLQVPARAEIVLEGVIHPNETALEGPYGDHTGYYNEQDHFPVFTVERITMRENPIYHSTYTGKPPDEPAVLGVALNEVFVPLLQKQFPEITDFYLPPEGCSYRMAVVSMKKQYAGHAKRVMMGCWSFLRQFMYTKFIIVVDDDVDVRDWKEVIWAVTTRMDPVRDTVLMENTPIDYLDFASPISGLGGKMGLDATNKWPGETDREWGRVIKKDPAVTAKIDEIWESLGL; this is encoded by the coding sequence ATGAAATACAGAGATCTGCGAGAATTTATCGCCGGATTGGAAGCTGATGGCAAACTCAAGCGCATTCAGCATCCGGTGTCGCCGCATTTGGAAATGACCGAAATCGCCGACCGCGTGCTGCGCGCCGAGGGGCCGGCGTTGCTGTTTGAAAATCCGATTAAGCCTGACGGTACGCGTTATGATTATCCCGTGTTGGCGAATCTGTTCGGCACGCCCGAACGCGTGGCGCTGGGCATGAGTGCGGACAGCGTATCCAAGCTGCGCGAAATCGGGCAGACGCTGGCGTATTTGAAAGAACCCGAACCGCCCAAAGGTATTAAAGACGCGTTTTCCAAATTGCCGCTGCTGAAAGATATTTGGAGCATGGCGCCGAACGTGGTGAAAAACGCGCCGTGTCAGGAAATCGTGTGGGAAGGCGAAGACGTTGATTTGTATAAACTTCCGATTCAGCATTGCTGGCCGGAAGACGTTGCGCCACTGGTAACGTGGGGCTTGACCGTCACGCGCGGACCGCACAAAAAACGTCAAAATCTCGGTATTTACCGTCAGCAGTTAATCGGCAAAAACAAGCTGATTATGCGCTGGCTGTCGCATCGCGGCGGCGCGTTGGATTATCAGGAATTCCGAAAACTCAATCCCGATACGCCGTATCCCGTCGCCGTCGTGCTCGGCTGCGACCCCGCCACCATTTTGGGCGCGGTAACGCCCGTTCCCGATACCTTGAGCGAATACCAGTTTGCCGGACTGCTGCGCGGTTCGCGGACGGAGCTGGTGAAATGTATCGGCAATGATTTGCAAGTGCCTGCCCGTGCTGAAATTGTGTTGGAAGGTGTTATCCATCCGAACGAAACCGCGTTGGAAGGCCCATACGGCGACCACACGGGTTATTACAACGAGCAGGATCATTTCCCCGTGTTTACGGTCGAACGTATCACCATGCGCGAAAACCCGATTTACCACTCCACCTACACAGGCAAACCGCCCGATGAACCCGCCGTTTTGGGCGTGGCGTTGAACGAAGTGTTCGTACCGCTTTTGCAAAAGCAGTTCCCCGAAATCACCGATTTCTACCTGCCGCCCGAAGGCTGCTCCTACCGCATGGCGGTGGTCAGCATGAAAAAACAGTACGCCGGACACGCCAAGCGCGTGATGATGGGTTGCTGGTCGTTCCTGCGCCAATTTATGTACACCAAATTCATCATCGTGGTCGATGACGATGTGGACGTGCGAGATTGGAAAGAAGTCATCTGGGCGGTAACCACGCGCATGGACCCTGTACGCGATACCGTTTTGATGGAAAACACGCCCATCGATTACCTCGACTTCGCCAGCCCCATCAGCGGACTCGGCGGCAAAATGGGTTTGGATGCGACCAACAAATGGCCGGGCGAAACCGACCGCGAATGGGGTCGTGTGATCAAAAAAGACCCTGCCGTTACGGCCAAAATCGATGAGATTTGGGAGAGTTTGGGTTTGTAG
- a CDS encoding AsmA family protein: MLHSGKFWLKTLVFSITALLCLAAVLSALMFRIFNTENIDAFIQKNFSAHGCQIKYNATIGRKWLPRPTLILKDLSLSSSEPDTPTLNITESKMGFGWSSLWSDTPILEKWILLNPTLTLDSKHHLPACLQQDPSSKESFQLNRIIINNGSIRYHTKEQNIALNNLQFSLQQADSDGHPFDISGTLQNIGNPISWQGAGYLVPNNAGWSVPALKLNLQTVLLKNKLDAQIAGSLNWQNQTALLRDFNLQAESGFQNLHINARSPLLQFKNGYLHLNTLNGALTAGSENNQWDGSFKLDKANLYATVLTAANFELKGSHKNDRLQTNFTFSSPLVWQKGKGIDAPKLHLSTLQDTINRLPRPRFISTLEGQANFSLNTWEGRLKGAFDRQALALAFKYQRDAQPRPHLDAGIALQKLNLTPYLEDLKTQPSLNLPSLLAKSWLPDIEANLQIGTIQTAGLQLENVESLLTADKEHIALHRFKAGLYGGKTEGGLSIAATEPTSYHLQQNAKGIQIQPLLQDLFGFHSFSGSGDAVIDIQTSGNDRTQMIQALNGSLLLDITNGAWHGIDMDSILKNGISSEKIDNSNLKTPFHHFILNSEIEKGISHHINTELFSDSLHVVSSGYTDLNTQKLSENLLISNVLQPKNKPIPLKIGGTVQNPSITLDYSRLTNGMNTSAEKQKALQETIQEQWKWLKPR; this comes from the coding sequence ATGTTGCACTCAGGAAAATTTTGGCTGAAAACCCTGGTTTTCAGCATTACCGCGCTTTTATGCCTCGCGGCGGTATTGAGTGCCTTAATGTTCCGCATATTCAACACAGAAAACATCGACGCATTCATACAAAAAAACTTTTCCGCCCATGGCTGCCAAATCAAATACAACGCCACTATCGGCAGAAAATGGCTGCCACGCCCCACGCTAATTTTAAAAGACCTCAGCCTTTCCTCTTCCGAACCTGACACGCCGACGCTGAACATCACCGAATCCAAAATGGGCTTTGGCTGGAGCAGCCTATGGTCGGATACCCCCATTCTTGAAAAATGGATTCTTTTAAACCCGACACTGACACTGGATTCAAAACACCATCTGCCCGCCTGCCTGCAACAGGACCCATCGTCAAAAGAAAGTTTTCAGCTCAACCGCATCATCATCAATAACGGCAGCATCCGTTATCACACTAAAGAGCAAAATATTGCCTTAAACAACCTGCAATTTTCCCTGCAGCAAGCCGATTCAGACGGCCATCCCTTCGACATCAGCGGCACACTGCAAAACATCGGCAACCCCATCAGTTGGCAGGGTGCAGGCTATCTGGTACCCAACAATGCCGGTTGGAGTGTTCCCGCCCTTAAGCTGAACCTGCAAACCGTATTACTCAAAAACAAGCTGGATGCCCAAATCGCAGGCAGCCTTAATTGGCAAAACCAAACCGCCCTACTCCGCGACTTCAATCTGCAAGCCGAAAGCGGCTTTCAAAACTTGCATATCAACGCACGTTCGCCCCTATTGCAATTCAAAAACGGCTATTTACACCTTAATACACTCAACGGCGCATTGACTGCCGGCAGCGAAAACAACCAATGGGACGGCTCATTCAAACTGGACAAAGCCAACCTCTACGCAACCGTTTTGACCGCCGCCAATTTTGAACTCAAAGGCAGCCATAAAAACGACCGTCTCCAAACCAACTTTACCTTTTCCAGCCCGTTGGTTTGGCAAAAAGGCAAAGGCATCGATGCGCCCAAACTGCACCTCAGCACCCTGCAAGACACCATCAACCGCCTTCCCCGTCCACGCTTCATCAGCACACTCGAAGGGCAGGCCAACTTCAGCCTGAACACATGGGAAGGCCGTCTGAAAGGCGCATTTGACAGGCAGGCCCTTGCCTTGGCCTTTAAATACCAACGCGATGCCCAACCGCGTCCGCACCTTGACGCCGGTATCGCCTTACAAAAACTTAATCTGACCCCTTACTTAGAAGACCTGAAAACCCAGCCGTCACTCAATCTTCCTTCCCTGCTGGCCAAATCCTGGCTGCCCGACATTGAGGCCAACCTTCAAATCGGCACCATTCAAACTGCCGGCCTGCAACTTGAAAACGTCGAATCCCTGCTTACCGCAGATAAAGAACATATCGCCCTGCACCGTTTCAAAGCCGGGCTTTATGGCGGCAAAACAGAGGGCGGACTGAGTATTGCAGCCACCGAACCCACTTCCTACCACCTTCAGCAAAACGCAAAAGGCATACAAATTCAGCCGCTGCTGCAAGACTTGTTCGGCTTCCACAGCTTCAGCGGCAGCGGCGACGCCGTTATCGACATTCAAACTTCCGGCAACGATCGCACCCAAATGATACAAGCCCTAAACGGCAGCCTGCTCCTCGATATTACCAACGGCGCATGGCACGGCATCGATATGGACAGCATTCTGAAAAACGGCATCTCTTCGGAAAAAATCGACAACAGCAACCTCAAAACCCCTTTCCATCATTTCATCCTCAATAGCGAAATCGAGAAAGGCATCAGCCATCATATCAATACCGAACTGTTTTCCGACAGCCTGCACGTTGTCAGCAGCGGCTATACCGATTTGAATACCCAAAAGCTATCCGAAAACCTGCTTATCAGCAACGTATTGCAACCCAAAAACAAACCGATTCCCCTCAAAATCGGCGGAACCGTACAAAACCCTTCCATTACCCTTGATTACAGCCGCTTGACCAATGGCATGAATACGTCTGCAGAAAAACAAAAAGCCCTGCAAGAAACCATACAAGAACAATGGAAGTGGCTCAAACCGCGCTAA
- the rpsO gene encoding 30S ribosomal protein S15: MALTVEQKAQIVKDFQRKEGDTGSSEVQVALLTFRINDLTPHFKANPKDHHSRRGLLKMVSQRRRLLSYLRRTQPDTYRTLITRLGLRK; the protein is encoded by the coding sequence ATGGCATTGACCGTAGAACAAAAAGCACAAATTGTTAAAGATTTCCAACGCAAAGAAGGCGATACCGGTTCTTCTGAAGTACAAGTCGCTCTGTTGACTTTCCGTATCAACGACCTGACTCCTCACTTCAAAGCCAACCCTAAAGACCACCACAGCCGTCGCGGCCTGTTGAAAATGGTTAGCCAACGTCGTCGCCTGCTGTCTTACCTGCGCCGTACTCAGCCTGATACTTACCGTACACTGATTACCCGCCTGGGTCTGCGTAAATAA
- a CDS encoding formylglycine-generating enzyme family protein: MKLIRLLLLSSALICGNTFAAEMVKIEGGSYRPLYLKKETSLIKVKPFQLDKYPVTNAEFAEFLKTHPQWQKDKISSKQAEKAYLKHWVKNGSNSYAPKASELKHPVTNVSWFAANAYCVSKGKRLPTIDEWEFAGLASATQKDGSAEPGYNRTILDWYADGGRNGLHDIGKNKPNYWGVYDMHGLIWEWTEDFNSSQLSAGSSNTQMFCSGASVGSSDPSNYAAFLRYGIRTSLQSKYVLNNLGFRCASK; encoded by the coding sequence ATGAAACTCATACGACTCCTCCTCTTAAGCAGTGCCTTAATCTGCGGCAATACATTTGCAGCCGAAATGGTAAAAATCGAAGGAGGCAGCTATCGCCCTCTCTATCTTAAAAAAGAGACTTCCCTTATTAAAGTCAAGCCCTTCCAACTTGACAAATACCCTGTAACCAATGCCGAATTCGCCGAATTTTTGAAAACACATCCACAATGGCAAAAAGACAAAATCAGCTCTAAACAAGCTGAAAAAGCTTACCTGAAACATTGGGTAAAAAACGGCAGCAACAGTTATGCGCCTAAGGCCAGTGAACTCAAACATCCGGTAACTAATGTTTCATGGTTTGCCGCCAATGCCTACTGCGTTTCCAAAGGCAAACGCCTGCCGACTATTGACGAGTGGGAATTTGCAGGCTTGGCTTCTGCCACTCAAAAAGACGGCTCTGCCGAACCCGGCTACAACCGCACCATCTTGGATTGGTATGCAGACGGCGGCCGCAACGGTCTGCACGACATCGGTAAAAACAAACCCAACTACTGGGGCGTATACGATATGCACGGCCTGATTTGGGAATGGACTGAAGACTTCAACAGCAGCCAACTCTCAGCCGGTTCATCCAACACCCAAATGTTCTGTAGCGGCGCATCCGTAGGCTCAAGCGACCCGTCCAACTATGCGGCATTCTTACGCTACGGCATCCGCACCAGCCTGCAGTCCAAATATGTTTTAAATAACTTGGGCTTCCGCTGTGCGAGCAAATAA
- the nirK gene encoding copper-containing nitrite reductase — MKRQTLAALIASVFALAACGEQAAKPAETPAATASAEAPAAASDSQAAAETPSSELPVVDAIMTHAPEVPPAIDRDHPAKVRVKMETVEKTMTMEDGVEYHYWTFNGDVPGQMIRVREGDTVEVEFSNNPSSTVPHNVDFHAATGQGGGAEASFTAPGHTSTFSFKALQAGLYIYHCAVAPVGMHIANGMYGLILVEPKEGLPKVDKEFYIVQGDFYTKGKKGAQGLQPFDMDKAIAEQPEYVVFNGHVGSIAGDNALKAKAGETVRMYVGNGGPNLVSSFHVIGEIFDKVYVEGGKLINENVQSTVIPAGGAAMIEFKVDIPGSYTIVDHSIFRAFNKGALGQLKVEGDENPEIMTKKLSDTAYQPAGAAASAPAAASAAPAASEAAK, encoded by the coding sequence ATGAAACGCCAAACCTTAGCTGCACTTATCGCTTCTGTATTTGCACTGGCCGCATGCGGCGAACAAGCTGCTAAACCAGCTGAAACTCCGGCTGCCACCGCTTCTGCCGAAGCTCCTGCTGCTGCTTCTGACTCACAAGCTGCTGCCGAGACTCCTTCTTCAGAATTGCCTGTAGTCGATGCCATCATGACTCACGCTCCGGAAGTTCCACCTGCAATCGATCGCGATCATCCGGCTAAAGTACGCGTTAAAATGGAAACCGTCGAAAAAACCATGACTATGGAAGACGGTGTTGAATACCACTACTGGACATTCAACGGCGACGTTCCGGGCCAAATGATCCGTGTACGCGAAGGCGATACCGTAGAAGTAGAATTCTCTAACAATCCTTCTTCTACCGTTCCTCACAACGTTGACTTCCACGCTGCTACCGGTCAAGGCGGTGGTGCAGAAGCTTCCTTCACTGCCCCAGGCCACACTTCTACTTTCAGCTTTAAAGCTCTGCAAGCCGGTTTGTACATTTACCACTGTGCCGTTGCTCCTGTCGGTATGCACATCGCCAACGGTATGTACGGTTTGATCTTGGTTGAACCTAAAGAAGGTCTGCCTAAAGTGGACAAAGAGTTCTACATCGTACAAGGTGACTTCTATACTAAAGGTAAAAAAGGTGCTCAAGGCCTGCAACCTTTCGATATGGATAAAGCGATTGCTGAACAACCTGAATACGTTGTATTCAACGGCCACGTGGGCTCTATCGCCGGCGACAATGCCCTGAAAGCTAAAGCTGGTGAAACTGTTCGTATGTACGTTGGTAACGGTGGTCCTAACTTGGTATCTTCTTTCCACGTTATCGGCGAAATCTTCGACAAAGTATATGTTGAAGGTGGTAAACTGATTAACGAAAACGTACAAAGCACTGTGATTCCTGCCGGTGGCGCCGCCATGATCGAATTCAAAGTCGATATTCCAGGCAGCTACACTATAGTTGACCACTCTATCTTCCGTGCGTTCAACAAAGGTGCTTTGGGTCAATTGAAAGTTGAGGGTGACGAAAACCCTGAAATCATGACCAAAAAACTGAGCGACACTGCTTACCAACCTGCCGGTGCTGCCGCTTCTGCCCCAGCCGCTGCGTCTGCCGCACCTGCTGCTTCTGAAGCCGCTAAATAA